In the Fusarium falciforme chromosome 6, complete sequence genome, TTGGTTGGGAAAGACATTGAGACTAACGAGTCACTGCCTGGTTTTGAGAACGGGCTACGTGGGGGCATGACAACCACAGAGATGATTCGCTGCCGAAGCCTCGTCGACCAGTGTCGTGTCCTGATGGTTGAGATGATGACCGACCccgccgaggacgaggaagatgaggaagagtcGGACAGCGATACCgacatggacatggatgCCGACACAGACAATGGAGTCAACGGATGGGGCGgtgtcgaggatgacgacgagatgaGGTTGCAGATGGATGCAGCTCGCGTCTTTGAAAAGACGATTGTACAGCTCAACGAGAGACTCGGTGAGCTTGACCCGATCCGAATGTCTGACGACTGAGGCCCTGGGATACTCAGCCTGCAACATACAAATGCAAGTTCAGGTGGCAACGACATGGCAGGGCGACCTGTGAGCTGTTGGACACGGTGAAGGCTTGGCTGCAGTGCCGAGGAACAGGTATCACACTTGACCAACCTGAAAGAGACAAATCCAAGAGTCTCGAACCATTTCACCAGGACACGTGCAAGGGATAAAGAGCATGCTTAATGCTGCAAGTCAAGGTGGCGAGAGAACAGGCGGAGTGATACATTGTTTCAGGATTCTTGGTGGGGGGTTCAAGTCTGCCAACTCACCCAGCATCAATGGTCAAACAAGAGGTTTTTTTCTCAGGGCAAGTTGAGCTTCTGGTTGGCTACACCGCTTCAAGTCTCATTTACACTAGCGATGAAACCTTTGGGGAGGTGAGTTGTTGAAGAAACAACCATACACAGAATAGATCAagcaaaaagagaagagTTGAACGTGGTCCACTTTGACACCTGTCGATCGTCTACAGGATTGTTTATTTCTCTTGGCGATATGGAAGGTTTACCGGGATAAATCATGGAGGATCTACCGCTACGAAAGTCAAATGGTTGATTTTCTGTAGGGTAGACGGCGTCGAGCCAAAGAGCGTGCATGGCTGTGAGATGGCGCTTTGCTGAAAGGGGTATAGAATCGATTGATACGAATAAAGGCACAGGAACAGAGCAGATccaaaaataaaaagacttcCAAAAATACTTGAAGAAACAGATGTCAAAGGGGGAAAGTTCTAGATTAAGCTACTACTCGTATCTATTCTTCGGCTCTCCATGATCAAACGTtttgatggtcttggcttGACAATGCCATTGACCTTGGGCTGCACATCAGCCAACGCAACGCACACAAACCCCTGGCGCCCCCTTTTTTAAGCCGCGCACTTACAAGCTCTTGTCCGTTTCATATCCATGGGTATCGTGGAGGAGTGACATGTCCCTGTAGGTCCAGACAATTGCGCGGCCCATTCCAGAGGGGACGGGGTGGCGGCGGCAAGCGCCCTGCGAACGCCTCTTTTACGCATTTGTCTCTCTGGCCAAGATCAGGGCCAAGATTTCAGTATGCTtcagccaagatcaagagtCAAAAAGAGCATGAATCTCAGCTGGAGAGTCGTTGTGTTTGCCCACTTGGCGGCGTTTCAACTGCTGTGCACTCATGGCGAATCCTCCATGAATGCAGCCCCTGATTGAAATTTCCCAAGAGATGGTACTCTCCAATCATGCGTCGCCACACAACGCCCGGGTTTATCCCCAAGAGTTGTGTCTCCTCCGGTCCACACCCCCGGAGCCTCCGTTCCTGCTGGGATGTTTCTTAGAAGCCCAATCCGGAAGACACCCTTGACGAATTAAAGGCCTATTCCCCGTTGTTATACTAACGTATCGTGGGTATCATATCACAGTCCTCAAGAGAGAGGGTCTGGTCCCTGATCATCACCTGCTAAGCACGAGTTTACCGCGCTTGGCTTTTTCATTCTGGACCTCGAACGTTCCCACTTCTGCTTGTTTGGGTAGCAGTTTACCTTATCCATTCATGCCTCTTCCCGGGGGACCTTGTTATCGtcccttcttcctcgcccaTGTCTAGCTAGCCCCCCCGGGGGGCGATGTGTTATGCGCCAGGGGGCCTCTATAGCCAAGGCCAAAACACCTTGGACTGGTCCTGCATCTCGTTTgcccatctccttctccacTCCTCTCTTCGGGGGTCAAGACTTGTATGGAGATCAAGGTTTCCCATCTTTGTAGCGTAGATATAAAAACATCCACATACCAGTGCTCCCCGCCAGCCACTCTCTTCGCTTCACCACCATCGAGTCCAGCCCATTTTTCGTGTTTTGTTTCCTTTCATACGTTCCCTACTTTTGAGAAGCCTGGTCTAGATATTCATATCTCggcccttcccttcctttcTTTTGCAACAAATAACCAACCGCCTTCTTCGGTTACCTTCCTTTTAGCCCAGGAGGCGTTTTACCCTCATTCAACAACTTTGATATCAAATTCTCTCGGGCTGTGactcttttgcttctttcttCAGGCTATTTAGCTTCTTTTGGTCTATTTTTAAGACATTCTCACACAGTCGATCTGTACCTGTCAAACATCTTCCGCACGGGCTAGTTTCACCTTTAAGCCATTCCCGACTTACACGGCATCTAAACCCGAAGATCGACCATCAACATGCGAAACTTCCTCCCCTTCCTCGCCGGCGTCCTTCCCCTCGCCTCGGCCATTCAGTGCCCCAACCGTCCTGGTTTCAAGGTAGTCTGGCAGGATGACTTCAATGGCTGCCAGGGCTGCGCCCCGAGCGAGTCCAACTGGAACGTGGcgctcaacatcaacaccaacaacgagCTCCAGGAGTACACCGAGTCCAACCGCAACATTCAGCTCTCGGGCGGTCACACATTGCAACTGGTGCCCTGGAAGGAGTCCAACGGCGAGTGGACGTCTGGTCGACTCGAGTCCAAGAAGGCATGGCATGCTCAGGAGGGCAAGGCCATGCGTGTCGAGGCTGCTCTACGCACTGGTGAAGCTGCCAACAAGCAGGGTATCTGGCCTGCGTTCTGGATGCTCGGCGATTCCATGCGTCGGGGTACTCAGTGGCCCCTCTGCGGCGAGCTTGACATCTTTGAGCGAGTCAACGGTGACCTCACTGGCTACGGCACCGTCCACTGCGGCCACGAGGGCGGCGGTCCCTGCAACGAGCCCGAGGGTCTTGGAAAGGCTGTTCCCATTCCCGACAACAGTTTCCACACCTGGTCCATTGTCGTGGACAGGAGGCCCGGCAACTGGCAGCAGGAGACCATCCACTGGCTGCTTGACGGAGCTCCCTTCCACTCCCTGACTGGCGCTCAGCTTGGTGACGAGGGAACTTGGGCTACGCTTGCTCACTCTCCCATGTACATCCTTCTCAACGTTGCTGTTGGTGGTAACTGGCCTGTAAGTTGACACCAAGAGATATATGAAAGAGTTGAACTAACAACGAAACAGGGTGACCCCAACGGTGCTACTCAGGATGGCTACGAAAACATGCTCGAAGTCGCCTACGTCGCCGTCTACGAAACCACATAGACGAGAGTGTCGGTCGATATTGTCTCTGCTTCTCTTGCCAGCTCCGGCTGCGCCTCCTTGATTCCTCTTCACACTCGTGTATTGCCACGAGTACACAGTACATCGTTGCCGTGACGGCTGCAAAAAGGTCTCTTGCAAGAGCCCACGATTACCGTGTTTTGAGCGCCTCTGTTTATAACCAGCTTTTTGTcatgtttcttttctttgtctTAGAATCTTAGAGATACCCCCCACATGAAAACGCTGGCGCAACGGAATTGGTGTAGATATCTAGGAAAAGAAAACACTACGATATTTATGACTGCAATTAAGCAGGGGCATAATCGTTGACTCATTGAGATGGTGCCATTGCAGCATGAATAAGTGAACCAGACCTTTAATGCGTCATGCATACTTTCACTTGCGTCACGGACAAGTAGTGAAACTAGAAGTTTTTATTCCTGCTTCAACGATAGAGAGCAAAAGCAACTAATAAAATGCAAACGTGGTATGTGATTTTTCGCCAACATCGATACACCGAGTAATAAACCAACAACACTTTACACAGAATGGCTCTCAGCCATGGATCCCAACCAACTGAACTGACTTcatctctttctttctcctcctcagagATCACCACCCAAGGGAACCCAAAAAACAAATCAAACCAGCGACAAGAGACAAGAAAAAAGGTCCACAGAAGTAGAAAGAAAAGGAGACGTGCGAGGAGCGTGTGAGTGAGTCCCAAAGGAAAAAGCCAACGCAAAAGGGGGTGTCGAAACGAGCTTTAGTAGGGAACCAGCTTGAGCAACGACTGACGGCAACAACACAACACCTCCGACACCACCACatacatccatccatccactacCACCGCAGCCAACGTAAACAACAGACAACAAAGCACAAAACAAAAACAAATAGAGGCTCTTTTCCCCTGAAGCCACCATGGAGGAGGGAAATCCTCCAAGACCTATCGCCGCATGACCATGATATAGTTTCCACATAAAACGCCGTGACGAATGATGCCTGATTAAGTGTGACCCAAGATGCGTAATGCCGACCCAACTCTTTCGCAAGTGCCATTAATCCGCTCCAATCTCGTTGTCCATTGAGAACGCCTCCGGGAAGGCAAAGGCCCCGTTGTCTCCGTCATTATCGTGGAGGAACGagtcaaagtcaaagtcgTTGAGCACGTTACTGCCGTCAATAGGATTTGCCAGCTCCATACTAGGACCCATATCAAACTGCATCTAGAGTTAGCAATCTCGCCTAGTACTCTTCGCATAATTGCACATACCATGCCGCCAAAGGTGTTATCCATGGCCATGTTTTGGTTAGGGTCGTGGCCCTGGGGAGCCACTggcggagctggaggagcacTGGTTGCAGCGGCGGGAGCAGCAGGGGCAGGTGCTGTGGTAGGCTGGTTGTTCTGTCCAGCCTGTCCGTTCTTGAggttggcgttggcgttgatggGAGTTGCGGGAGTAGGCGTCTCTTGTTGGTCATTGTTGTCACCAGAGGGAGTAGCACCCGCGTTGTTGAGGTTGGGATTCGACTTCTTCTGAGCAGCAGTACGCTACAAGATTTGTCAGTATAAATGACAAGCATGTAATTAGAGTGAAttaccttgtccttggccgccttggattccttcttcttgggtgCTGCCTTGTTAGCCTGACTAGGGGTAGGCGGAGCAGCCGCTGGTTGTTGAGGCGAAGCAGTCGTCCGGTTGTTGGCGTTGTTCGCCGGTGGtgcctgaggaggaggcattGATCGCTGTTGGGGCGTTCCTTGAATTTGAGGGCTGGCCTGTTGCATCTGCTGAGGCACCATCTGGCCATTGGGTCCCTGTTGCCATTGCTGACCTTGAGGTCCTTGTCCTGGCTGACCCTGCTGAGCCTGTTGTTGACGCGCCTGTGCCATCATCTGCGGCGTCATCTGTCCGTTGAAAGGCTGGCCAGGATGCGAGCTGGGAGGCCGCATGTTACCGTTCATAGGTGGTTGGCCAGCCATGTTGCTCTCCATTCCCTTAAAGAAGTGAGGTGGCATACCAGGTTCCACGTGGTTGTTCATAAAGTTCATCGCCGGGTTGGGAGAGCCGCGAGACTGGCCGCCCTCGGGGACAGGTGAAGGAATGCCAGAGTTGTTCATCTGGGGCGTGCCGCGCTTCATCTGCTCAGCAGGGTTGGGTGAGGCGCCGGCTCGCATGGCCTGAGGAGATGTGTCTGGGAATTGTCCGTTAGGTCCTGGAGGGCCACCTGGTTGGCCGGGGCCGCCTTCTCTGGGCATACCGTTGCCGATAGTATCCTGCTCCTGCCTAGCCATCATGAGTCGCTTCTTATTCTGCTGCTCAAGAAGCATCAACTGCATCTGATAGTCCTGGAGGGCATGGTTACTGCCCCCGGCAGTCTGAGGACCGTTAGGTCCCGGCCGCATGCCACCTGGGCCACCCATCTCACCCGGGTTGTAGAATGCGTTGAGAGCAGTTCCATCGGGGCCCTGAGCCATCATCGGCGATCCCTGTCCTTGAGGGGCATTGGGCATCTTGTTGCCCCCCATCTGGGTTCCGTGATGCTGCTGGAGGTTCTGAGAGTAGGTGGCGATCGATTTTTGCTGGGCGGCGGGAGGGGCGTTGACAAATGTCTGCAGCTGTTGCGGGTGTAGCGTGTTGGGGTTGATGCCATTGGCGGTAAGCATCTGCTGAGCGGCGGCGACGTTAGGACCGCCGGGCATCTGCTGTCCAGGCATGCCCTGACCAGGACGACCATTAGGCATCATGGCGCCGGGCTGGTTAGGGTTGAAAGGGCCACCTTCGAGACGTTGTCTCTTAGACGGCGACGGAGCGTTCTCCCCAGAAGCCGGAGAGGAGGGTCTGTCTCGGCCGTCCATGCCGGAAGGGTCTCGTTGCATCTGGTTCTGCTTGGCCTGCTGGACCATCTGCATCTGAGGGCTGAGTGAAACAGTCAGCTTAGTTCTCGCTACACTGACAGAAATGCTTACTTGTTGGCGTTAGCCATGGCGGTGCGGACAAGAGGCTGCTTCATGTTCATGGCAGCCATGTTGCCATTCTGCATGTTTCGCATCATTTGGTATTGTTGTTGGGCCATGTCTGGTCGCATCTGGCGCAGAAGTTCCTGCTGATGATTCTGCTTTAGCCGGGACTGTTGCTACATTGCCACCGAGGGTCAGCATTGGCCACCAGCGAAAGTGGTTACCAAATGTTAGGGGGACACGAGCAGCCAGCGCGGTCGACTCAATTCTCGATAGGAGGTAAGACAACCAACGATGACATGCTCGGTATGGCAGCAACTGACGGAGACAACTCAAGAAAATAAGCATACCTGGGTGTGCGCAACATATTGGTTAAtagtgttgttgttgctctTGGCGCGCTGCGCGTAGTATATGTCCCAAAAGACAGAGAACCACTCGTAGAGGAAGGAGGTGTCGGAGGCGGGCATGGGCAGCTTCGGCGGAGGCAGATCGTCGGGGAGCTTGGCATCGATGTCGTCCTTGGAGTCGGTGTCCATGGGGTCGTCGCCGACGCCGTTGATGAGATTGCCGTTCTCGTCGCGACGGCGGTTCGCGCCGTCCTTGAGCACGTTGACCTGCTGGTCGCTCGACAGAAGCGAACGGGCACAGTCGAACATGCCCATGCGGATAAAGTACTCGTAGATGTATGTGTTGAGAATGCTGCGCTGGTTATCGTTTGCTTGTTGCTGGCGAgacgcggcggcggcggcagcggcagcagcagcctgggGGTTCATGGCACCGTTGTtcatcatgggcatggggGCACCGCCAACAGGGCCGCCCATGGGGTTCATGTTGGCCATATTGACGTTTGGATTCATGGCCGTGGCGGGTTAGGAGACgacaggagaagaagcagtgAGAGGCCTAAAGGCTCTGCTgcggcggcgacgatggcggcagcagcagacgGGGGCTCGTGTAGCCACGGGGACGTGCCACCAGGCGGAGCGGCGCTGGGCAGCCTCCCGACGTGGACGTGACGGGGAGCGATCCCACGAGGCGCGGAGGAGTCCCAAGCTGAGGACCCGTGGACGCGGTCCAAGATGTGAGGCGCGCGGTCGGGCGGGGGGCGAGGGTCGCGAGGATCGCGAGACTGGGAGATGAGAGGCGAGTGGCAGGAAGCGGGAATTGGGAGGATCGTGTCTCGTGTCGGCAATCGGCGATGATGAACGGCGAGCTGAGAGAAGATATGAAAAAGAGCGAAGCCGCAACGGCGATGCGATGGTCGACCGAGAGTCGATGTCGCGGTGATGAGTTGGGGGGGAGTATGAGAATGAGTAGGTATGGTGTCGGGTGGTGGTGTAGGTTGGATTTGGCGGAGTGTCGAGGTAACTGGGAGTGGAAAGTGGGCGCCGGGCTTGTCCCTTGCCTGAGGTGATGGCCTGCCTCAGTTGCTCAGTGCAGCACAGCGCTGGGTTCTGCCAGAAAAAAAGAACGTGACTGGGGTCGGGCGATTGCCAGGGGTGGGAGGGTACTTGTGGTCCGGCGGGAGACGCACGCAAATTGCAGGTACTTCTGGTTCCGTAGCGCAACTCGGAGAAGCCAGCGGAACCGCCCCCAAGGTCGGACAGGTACCTCGCTACCGTATGTAAGGTACCTGAGCGCGAAGGTACCGTACCGGCACTGACTGGAGCAAACGGAGAGGCTCAAACGCTGCCGACGGGCACTGAGTGGAGGGCGGCTGAACGAGACGAGAGACCCAGTCAAAGCCGTCCTAGTTTGTCTCGTCTGGTCTGTCTGGTCTGCCTGGTTTGTCTGATCTGTCTGATCTGAGGCCGAGGGGAACTTGGTGAGGTTCGCGCTCGCAGATAAGTCGCAAAAGCCGAGGCGGCACTAAGCCGAGCAAAGTgaggtgatggaggaggaagaaagagagTAATCAACGGGAGAGGGTGTGAGAGGGAGCAAGACACTTGTGGGCGAAAAAACGTGGTCGCTGGTTGGGGCGGTGGGAGGACGAGAAACTTTTTTGCTCGCTGTTCCCTTCCATTCCCTCCCTATTTTGGCTTCCCAATTGGATaattctcgtcgtcgtcctgtCTACGGCATCTCTTGAACGACTTTTTGCATTTTAATTGTTAGCTTGACCCGGAACGGTGGTGATGCGTCTCGTTCCATTAAACGGCTAGACGCAAGCAATTTACAAGTACACAAATACTTGCGCCAAAAAGGCAAAAGGCGAAATGACAAGGCTGGACTTCCACTTGGCTGGGCCTGAAGCCTTGGGCCGGCCTGGGGCAGATCCACAAGCCTCTGAGTCCTTGCGGCTAAGGGGTCGGATCGATCATGAGTTTAAGGGAGAAGATGCAGTTAAAGGGATGGTACATCGGGATGGTTCCCGATAGATCTCTGGGCGAATTGAAGACAAAAAAAGCATTTTCTGAAGCCATTGATGCGTATCTTTCAGTCgatctcttttcttttattccCTTCTTTCAGTATTGTTTTGCGGATTGACAATCGCTTAGACCCCAAGGCTGAAGCTGATACACGCCCATGCAGAAAAGAGGCTGGCATCCGACAACCGGGGGAGGCTGGATCAGCCCCAGGACTCTCCAGACCCGCGTTCGGCCGGCATGGAAGGAGCTTTAGACGCCGACCCGACCGTGACTGCCCTGTGAGGCTCATCGAGTCCAGTGAGCTTCAGTGGGAGATGCACGGGATTCAGCGCGCTTGGCCCTGGGAGCTTGGTACGGGTAGAGGCCCGCTCTTCAGGGGCTTGACGCTCCAGCAATCGCGTCACCCCACAGGACCCTGATCTCCCATGCGGCTGGGACGCCATGCCTGAGTGTGTAGGTACGTAAATTTCAAACCGGAGTGCGTATTCTTGAGACTGCAGGTGAAAAGGGAGTTGAAAAGTAGCCCCAGTTGCCTGAGGCAGGCACATTGAGTGGCCATCATTCTGGCCTGAGTTTCCACTGGGTCCGTTTTCTGAGATGTACCTCCACTATCAAATCTTGTCTCACTGACAATCCATCCCgtcggctgggctgggctgctcTAACCCACTTGTGTTGTATCGTGGTCCCTTTCGCGGGGGTTCTTATCAATCTATCCGTGTAATCCGAAGCAACCTGACATCAACTATTTATCCGGCGGGGTTGAGGTTGCTGGCACCAGGCTGAATTGTGTACTTGAGTTGGCATTGCTCTTCCTGTTCCGGCATTGTAATGAATTCCATCAAGTTGTTCTATGACTTCAAATAACTTGATCTTGATGTGCGCCAGCGTGAAGCGCTCGAGGGTGAGGTATGCGCCTGTCCTTAGCCTCGCACGTGGCTGACAGCCGGCCTCTTCTATGGGTATCTACACGTGCCATGATCCCTAGCTCTACACTCAAAAATCGCATCTtgcccatccatctcggGTTGTTTAGAATATTGCCCTGATCGGCACTAGATCGTCATAGATGCTGTGTAGCGGCTTGTCGTAGATGACCTCCATAGCTCCCACATATGAATAAAGAGCTTGACCTGCCGATCGTCTTCTGCGCGGTTTCCGTCCAATCATTGTCTTGGCTGTCCTTGACAGGCTCAGTCATCCTCAGGCggcagctcgtcgtcgatgTATCGAATCAGCGAAACCCTCATCTCGGTGCTGTCGTTGCCCCTGAGAATATCACTGATAAAGTGAGCCTCCACTTGCATCTGCACCATCTCTAGAGCCCCACGTAGTACG is a window encoding:
- a CDS encoding GH16 domain-containing protein, whose product is MRNFLPFLAGVLPLASAIQCPNRPGFKVVWQDDFNGCQGCAPSESNWNVALNINTNNELQEYTESNRNIQLSGGHTLQLVPWKESNGEWTSGRLESKKAWHAQEGKAMRVEAALRTGEAANKQGIWPAFWMLGDSMRRGTQWPLCGELDIFERVNGDLTGYGTVHCGHEGGGPCNEPEGLGKAVPIPDNSFHTWSIVVDRRPGNWQQETIHWLLDGAPFHSLTGAQLGDEGTWATLAHSPMYILLNVAVGGNWPGDPNGATQDGYENMLEVAYVAVYETT
- a CDS encoding LisH domain-containing protein; translation: MNPNVNMANMNPMGGPVGGAPMPMMNNGAMNPQAAAAAAAAAASRQQQANDNQRSILNTYIYEYFIRMGMFDCARSLLSSDQQVNVLKDGANRRRDENGNLINGVGDDPMDTDSKDDIDAKLPDDLPPPKLPMPASDTSFLYEWFSVFWDIYYAQRAKSNNNTINQYVAHTQQQSRLKQNHQQELLRQMRPDMAQQQYQMMRNMQNGNMAAMNMKQPLVRTAMANANNPQMQMVQQAKQNQMQRDPSGMDGRDRPSSPASGENAPSPSKRQRLEGGPFNPNQPGAMMPNGRPGQGMPGQQMPGGPNVAAAQQMLTANGINPNTLHPQQLQTFVNAPPAAQQKSIATYSQNLQQHHGTQMGGNKMPNAPQGQGSPMMAQGPDGTALNAFYNPGEMGGPGGMRPGPNGPQTAGGSNHALQDYQMQLMLLEQQNKKRLMMARQEQDTIGNGMPREGGPGQPGGPPGPNGQFPDTSPQAMRAGASPNPAEQMKRGTPQMNNSGIPSPVPEGGQSRGSPNPAMNFMNNHVEPGMPPHFFKGMESNMAGQPPMNGNMRPPSSHPGQPFNGQMTPQMMAQARQQQAQQGQPGQGPQGQQWQQGPNGQMVPQQMQQASPQIQGTPQQRSMPPPQAPPANNANNRTTASPQQPAAAPPTPSQANKAAPKKKESKAAKDKRTAAQKKSNPNLNNAGATPSGDNNDQQETPTPATPINANANLKNGQAGQNNQPTTAPAPAAPAAATSAPPAPPVAPQGHDPNQNMAMDNTFGGMFDMGPSMELANPIDGSNVLNDFDFDSFLHDNDGDNGAFAFPEAFSMDNEIGAD